The following coding sequences are from one Hymenobacter sp. DG25A window:
- the proS gene encoding proline--tRNA ligase, which translates to MSKSLPKRSEDYSLWYNELVKRAGLAENSAVRGCMVIKPYGYAIWEKMQRTLDDMFKRTGHQNAYFPLFVPKSLFEAEEKNAEGFAKECAVVTHYRLQTDPDNPGKLRVDPNAKLEEELIVRPTSEAIIWSTYKGWIQSYRDLPLLINQWANVVRWEMRTRLFLRTAEFLWQEGHTAHATAEEALAETRQMLDVYAEFAEEHLALPVIKGVKTENERFAGALETYCIEGMMQDGKALQAGTSHFLGQNFAKAFDVQFANKQGQLEHVWGTSWGVSTRLMGALVMAHSDDEGLVLPPKLAPIQVVIVPIYKTGQLDELLERIRPIQMGLIARGISVKIDDRDTERPGFKFAEWELKGVPVRMAVGMRDLDAGTVEIARRDTKEKMNLPLADIVASIDQLLQDIQQNIYRKALAFRDTLTTRVDTYEEFKQVLEGKGGFVVAHYDGTSETEERIKDETKATIRCLALNEPDEDGICILTGKPSQRRAYFAKAY; encoded by the coding sequence ATGAGCAAAAGCCTGCCGAAGCGGAGCGAAGATTATTCGCTGTGGTATAATGAATTGGTGAAACGCGCTGGTCTGGCCGAGAATTCGGCCGTGCGCGGCTGCATGGTTATCAAGCCCTACGGCTACGCCATCTGGGAAAAAATGCAGCGCACCCTGGACGACATGTTCAAGCGCACCGGCCACCAGAATGCCTACTTCCCGCTGTTCGTGCCCAAAAGCTTATTTGAAGCCGAGGAGAAAAACGCGGAAGGCTTTGCCAAAGAATGCGCCGTAGTAACCCACTACCGCCTGCAAACCGACCCCGACAACCCCGGCAAGCTGCGCGTAGACCCCAACGCTAAGCTGGAAGAAGAGCTGATTGTGCGCCCCACCTCGGAGGCCATTATCTGGAGCACCTACAAGGGCTGGATCCAGAGCTACCGCGACCTGCCCCTGCTCATTAACCAGTGGGCCAACGTGGTGCGCTGGGAAATGCGCACCCGCCTGTTTCTGCGCACGGCGGAGTTTCTGTGGCAGGAAGGCCACACGGCCCACGCCACCGCTGAGGAAGCCCTGGCCGAAACCCGCCAGATGCTGGACGTGTACGCCGAGTTTGCCGAAGAGCACCTGGCGCTGCCCGTTATTAAAGGTGTAAAAACCGAGAACGAGCGGTTTGCCGGCGCCCTAGAAACCTATTGCATTGAAGGCATGATGCAGGATGGCAAGGCGCTGCAGGCCGGCACCTCGCACTTCCTGGGGCAGAATTTTGCCAAGGCGTTTGACGTGCAGTTTGCCAACAAGCAGGGCCAGCTGGAGCACGTGTGGGGCACCAGCTGGGGCGTAAGCACCCGCCTGATGGGGGCCCTGGTAATGGCGCATTCCGACGACGAAGGCCTGGTGCTGCCGCCCAAGCTGGCTCCCATTCAGGTGGTGATTGTTCCCATCTACAAAACCGGCCAGCTGGATGAGCTGCTGGAGCGCATCCGCCCCATTCAGATGGGCCTGATTGCCCGCGGCATTTCCGTGAAGATTGATGACCGCGACACCGAGCGCCCCGGCTTTAAGTTTGCGGAGTGGGAGCTGAAAGGCGTGCCCGTTCGCATGGCCGTAGGCATGCGCGACCTGGACGCCGGCACCGTGGAAATTGCCCGCCGCGACACCAAAGAGAAAATGAACCTGCCCCTGGCCGACATCGTGGCCAGCATCGACCAGCTGCTGCAGGATATTCAGCAGAACATCTACCGCAAAGCCCTGGCCTTCCGCGACACGCTTACCACCCGCGTAGACACCTATGAGGAGTTTAAGCAGGTGCTGGAAGGCAAAGGCGGCTTCGTAGTGGCCCACTATGATGGCACCTCAGAAACCGAGGAGCGCATCAAGGACGAAACCAAAGCCACCATCCGCTGCCTGGCCCTGAATGAGCCTGATGAGGATGGCATCTGCATTCTGACCGGCAAGCCCAGCCAGCGCCGCGCTTACTTTGCCAAGGCGTATTAA
- a CDS encoding DinB family protein → MKPQAFLQQLREQVQAQLAILETEFEPLDIRALQFKPAPASWSVLECLEHLNRYARYYLPALRKALAQERPNASTDAEVGFSWLGRKSYETVRPENHKLQKTLRHMNPAQSTLDRSVLTEFRQHQETLLRLLSRAAHANLNRKAVPIEFFHLLKLRLGETFQFVIAHQERHLQQAQRARQQYQSQATDELRLVV, encoded by the coding sequence ATGAAACCCCAGGCCTTTCTGCAACAGCTCCGGGAGCAGGTTCAAGCCCAGCTCGCTATTCTTGAAACTGAGTTTGAGCCGCTGGATATCCGGGCACTCCAATTCAAGCCCGCCCCGGCCAGCTGGAGCGTTCTGGAGTGCCTGGAGCACCTGAACCGCTACGCCCGCTACTACCTCCCGGCCCTGCGCAAGGCGCTGGCCCAGGAGCGCCCCAACGCCAGCACCGATGCCGAAGTAGGCTTTAGCTGGCTGGGGCGAAAATCCTACGAAACGGTGCGGCCGGAAAACCACAAGCTGCAGAAAACCCTCCGGCACATGAACCCCGCGCAAAGCACCCTGGACCGCAGCGTACTCACGGAGTTTCGGCAGCATCAGGAAACCTTGTTGCGCCTGCTGTCCCGGGCCGCCCACGCTAACCTCAACCGCAAAGCCGTGCCCATCGAGTTCTTCCACCTGTTGAAGCTACGTCTGGGCGAAACCTTCCAGTTTGTTATAGCCCACCAGGAGCGCCACCTGCAGCAAGCCCAGCGCGCCCGGCAGCAGTACCAGAGCCAGGCTACCGACGAGCTGCGGCTGGTAGTGTAA
- a CDS encoding Crp/Fnr family transcriptional regulator translates to MATSATRTPTAAPAAHLRELLHRVPDLQAPDVEALLRCWHKPVQLRRGDFLIQEGQIDHYLYFIDEGILRIFLPTAHEEICVGFGYASTLICSFPSFVEGRPSAYGIQALKACRLLAISRTHLLELIETHPNIGRFWRTEMERAVVGRIEREIDLLLPEPQRRLDRLRTRSPHLFQLVPRKYIASYLRMTPETLSRLR, encoded by the coding sequence ATGGCTACTTCCGCTACCCGTACCCCCACTGCCGCGCCGGCGGCCCACCTGCGTGAGCTGCTGCACCGCGTGCCGGACCTGCAGGCTCCCGATGTTGAGGCGCTGCTGCGTTGCTGGCACAAGCCGGTGCAGCTGCGGCGCGGAGATTTTCTGATTCAGGAAGGCCAGATTGATCATTATCTGTATTTCATTGACGAAGGCATACTGCGCATCTTTCTGCCCACGGCGCACGAGGAAATATGCGTGGGCTTTGGCTATGCCAGCACCCTGATTTGCTCGTTTCCCTCTTTCGTGGAAGGCCGGCCCTCTGCCTACGGCATTCAGGCCCTGAAAGCCTGCCGCCTGCTGGCCATTTCCCGCACCCATTTGCTGGAACTGATTGAAACGCACCCCAACATTGGGCGCTTCTGGCGCACGGAAATGGAGCGGGCTGTGGTAGGCCGCATCGAGCGGGAAATAGATCTGCTGCTGCCCGAGCCCCAGCGCCGCCTGGATAGGCTACGTACCCGCAGCCCGCACCTGTTTCAGCTGGTGCCGCGCAAGTACATTGCCTCCTACCTGCGCATGACGCCGGAAACGCTCAGCCGGCTGCGCTAA
- a CDS encoding NfeD family protein: MDWLTIALLLLFGLLFVAAEVIFIPGTTVVGLAGLALLIAGIWMGYRDLGTPYGHYMLVASLLITGVLVYVGLRPRNLNKMALTSVHSSHVRDARLPDVQPGTVGRTLSALRPAGTALFAEDRREVVTRGEFVDAGQMVRVLRIEQNRIVVEQA, encoded by the coding sequence ATGGACTGGCTCACTATTGCACTCCTGTTATTGTTCGGTCTGCTGTTTGTAGCGGCCGAGGTAATTTTTATTCCGGGCACCACCGTGGTAGGGCTGGCCGGGCTGGCCCTGCTGATAGCCGGCATCTGGATGGGCTACCGCGACCTGGGCACGCCCTACGGACACTATATGCTGGTGGCCTCGCTGCTGATAACGGGCGTGCTGGTGTATGTAGGCTTGCGCCCGCGCAACCTCAATAAAATGGCGCTTACCAGCGTGCACTCCAGCCACGTGCGGGATGCGCGCCTGCCCGATGTGCAGCCCGGCACCGTGGGCCGCACGCTCTCGGCGCTGCGCCCGGCCGGCACGGCGCTGTTTGCTGAGGACCGGCGTGAAGTAGTGACGCGGGGTGAGTTTGTGGACGCCGGGCAAATGGTACGGGTGCTGCGCATTGAGCAAAACCGCATTGTGGTAGAGCAGGCCTGA
- the floA gene encoding flotillin-like protein FloA (flotillin-like protein involved in membrane lipid rafts), which produces MNFPFFPLAVAAVALLVLLYFFPVSLWITALFSGVRVSLFQLAFMRVRKVPPSLIVNSLITSTKAGLELTANDLETHYLAGGNIPSVIKALISADKANIPLTFKQATAIDLAGRDVFEAVTTSVNPKVINTPNVAAVAQDGIQLIAKARITVRANITQLVGGAGEETILARVGEGIVTSIGSSKSHKEVLENPDKISKLVLSKGLDAGTAFEILSIDIADIDIGENIGAKLQIDQATADLKVAEAKAEERRAMAVAVEQENRAKTQEAKARVVEAEAEIPKAIAEAFRSGNLGVMDYYKMRNVQADTDMRDSIANPGGQNSTKPGQNETRLS; this is translated from the coding sequence ATGAACTTCCCCTTTTTCCCGTTAGCAGTGGCCGCGGTGGCGCTGCTGGTGCTGCTGTACTTTTTCCCCGTCAGTCTCTGGATTACGGCCCTGTTTTCCGGTGTGCGGGTCAGCCTGTTTCAGCTGGCGTTTATGCGGGTGCGCAAGGTGCCGCCCTCCCTCATTGTCAACTCGCTTATCACCTCCACCAAAGCGGGCCTGGAGCTGACGGCCAACGACCTGGAAACCCACTACCTGGCCGGTGGCAATATCCCCAGCGTCATCAAAGCCCTGATTTCCGCCGACAAAGCCAACATCCCCCTCACCTTTAAGCAGGCCACCGCCATTGACCTGGCCGGCCGCGACGTATTTGAGGCAGTGACCACCAGCGTAAACCCCAAGGTGATTAACACGCCCAACGTGGCGGCCGTGGCGCAGGATGGCATTCAGCTTATTGCCAAAGCCCGCATTACAGTGCGCGCCAATATTACGCAGCTGGTGGGCGGCGCCGGCGAGGAAACCATTCTGGCCCGCGTGGGTGAGGGCATCGTAACCAGCATCGGCTCCTCCAAGTCGCACAAAGAAGTGCTCGAAAACCCGGATAAAATCTCGAAACTGGTGCTCAGCAAAGGCCTCGATGCCGGCACTGCTTTCGAAATTCTCTCCATTGATATTGCCGATATCGACATCGGAGAAAACATTGGCGCCAAGCTCCAGATAGACCAGGCCACCGCCGATTTGAAAGTAGCCGAAGCCAAAGCCGAGGAGCGCCGTGCCATGGCCGTAGCCGTGGAGCAGGAAAACCGCGCCAAAACCCAGGAAGCCAAAGCCCGCGTGGTAGAAGCCGAAGCGGAAATCCCCAAAGCCATTGCCGAAGCCTTCCGCAGCGGTAACCTGGGCGTGATGGACTACTACAAAATGCGCAACGTGCAGGCCGATACCGATATGCGCGACTCCATTGCCAACCCTGGCGGCCAGAACAGCACCAAGCCCGGCCAGAATGAAACACGACTGAGCTAA
- a CDS encoding OmpA family protein, translated as MLQVRHWLLGLALCGMGMRAQAQHAVWAGKLVEVSSQKATGKEAFSPEKVLGEPNALPLGQISNNAWIPKKEGSNEYIEVKFGKSLIAKQVTVVENFNPGSVTKIELVDTRGTKHQVYENKNPGSLPEAFRTLTVTFSPGTYRTIGVGVTMNTKAVNGVNQIDAIGIADVAELMVKSEFKQAPKPAGVDSTMENLGPNVNSKYVDTHPVISPDGRTLFFARQEHPQNIGGSNDVQDVWYSTLARSTSDKKVWNQAKNIGAPINTPGPNGLASISTDGNLALLINVYKDDGTLDPKGASFSRRTKTGWGKPVKIDIDDFYNDDDENVDYYLGPNGKVLLMAVDRKDGKGQQDIYVSFLKPDGRTWSRPLNLGGTINTKKPEFAPFLASDGKTLYFASEGHQGYGKSDIFYSKRLDNSWTNWTQPRNMGPNVNSPDFDGYFTLSAAGDEAYLVSSRNGIDNSRDIFRIGLVPQFKPEVVTLVRGRVLDASTQKPIDAVIHYENLLTGEELGVAETNPADGSYTIVLPSGVHYGYRAEAKDYLSESDNLDVTDRQKYTEITQDLFLVPFAVGQKIKLNNIFFAQSKYYLRENSYPELQRLIKILKNYPNVEIKLEGHTDNQGDPALNLKLSIDRVNEVKKYLVSKGINGSRITTEGYGGTKPIASNDEEETRKLNRRVEFTVTKK; from the coding sequence ATGCTACAGGTAAGACACTGGCTTTTGGGTTTGGCATTGTGTGGGATGGGAATGCGCGCGCAGGCGCAACACGCCGTATGGGCGGGTAAACTGGTGGAAGTATCGTCGCAGAAAGCAACGGGTAAAGAAGCGTTTTCCCCTGAGAAAGTACTAGGCGAGCCTAATGCGCTGCCGCTGGGACAGATCAGCAACAATGCCTGGATTCCTAAAAAGGAAGGCTCCAACGAATACATCGAAGTAAAATTCGGCAAGTCGCTGATAGCCAAGCAGGTGACGGTGGTGGAAAATTTCAACCCCGGCTCCGTTACTAAAATTGAATTGGTGGATACCCGGGGCACCAAGCACCAGGTATATGAAAATAAGAATCCGGGGTCGCTGCCGGAAGCCTTCCGCACGCTGACCGTCACGTTTTCTCCCGGTACCTACCGCACCATTGGCGTGGGCGTTACCATGAATACCAAGGCCGTAAATGGGGTAAACCAGATTGATGCCATTGGCATTGCCGACGTGGCTGAGCTGATGGTGAAGTCGGAATTCAAGCAGGCGCCCAAACCAGCTGGCGTAGACTCCACCATGGAAAACCTGGGGCCGAACGTGAATTCCAAGTACGTAGATACCCACCCCGTTATCTCGCCCGATGGCCGTACGCTGTTTTTTGCGCGCCAGGAGCACCCCCAGAATATAGGCGGCAGCAACGATGTGCAGGATGTGTGGTACAGCACGCTGGCCCGTTCCACTTCTGATAAAAAAGTGTGGAACCAGGCCAAAAACATTGGCGCCCCCATCAATACGCCCGGCCCCAATGGCCTAGCCTCTATCTCCACAGACGGCAACCTGGCCCTGCTCATCAATGTGTACAAGGACGATGGTACGCTGGACCCTAAAGGTGCCAGCTTCAGCCGCCGCACCAAAACCGGCTGGGGCAAGCCGGTGAAAATAGACATTGATGATTTCTACAACGACGACGACGAAAACGTAGACTATTACCTGGGGCCAAACGGCAAGGTTCTGCTGATGGCCGTGGACCGGAAAGATGGCAAAGGCCAGCAGGATATCTATGTGAGCTTTCTGAAACCCGACGGCCGTACCTGGAGCCGCCCTCTGAACCTGGGTGGCACTATCAACACCAAAAAGCCAGAGTTTGCCCCTTTCCTGGCCTCGGATGGTAAAACCCTGTATTTCGCCTCGGAGGGCCATCAGGGCTACGGCAAGAGCGACATTTTCTACAGCAAGCGTCTGGATAACTCCTGGACCAACTGGACGCAGCCCCGCAACATGGGGCCCAACGTTAACTCCCCGGACTTCGACGGCTATTTCACCCTCTCGGCGGCCGGCGACGAGGCCTACCTGGTTTCCTCCCGCAATGGTATCGACAACTCGCGCGACATCTTCCGCATTGGGCTGGTGCCGCAGTTTAAGCCGGAAGTAGTAACGCTGGTGCGCGGCCGGGTGCTGGATGCCTCCACCCAGAAACCCATTGATGCCGTTATTCACTACGAAAACCTGCTGACGGGTGAAGAGTTGGGCGTGGCCGAAACCAACCCCGCCGATGGCAGCTACACCATTGTTCTGCCCTCGGGCGTGCACTATGGCTACCGCGCCGAGGCTAAGGACTACCTCTCGGAAAGTGACAACCTGGACGTAACCGACCGGCAGAAGTACACGGAAATTACGCAGGACTTGTTCTTGGTGCCGTTTGCCGTAGGTCAGAAAATCAAGCTGAACAACATCTTCTTCGCCCAGAGCAAGTACTACCTGCGCGAAAACTCCTACCCCGAACTGCAGCGTCTGATCAAGATTCTGAAGAACTACCCCAACGTGGAAATCAAGCTGGAAGGCCACACCGATAACCAGGGCGACCCCGCGCTGAACCTGAAGCTTTCCATCGACCGGGTAAATGAGGTGAAAAAGTACTTGGTATCGAAGGGCATTAACGGCTCCCGCATCACTACAGAAGGCTACGGCGGCACCAAGCCCATTGCCAGCAATGATGAGGAGGAAACCCGCAAGCTGAACCGCCGCGTAGAGTTTACCGTGACGAAGAAGTAG
- a CDS encoding isopenicillin N synthase family dioxygenase: MEEKLLEEIPSLDLADFRSGDPTRKARFVQQLGEAYQNIGFVALKNHGLNDAQTAQLYADVKAFFSLPDDVKQRYENPALAGQRGYTGKGKEHAKGRNTGDLKEFFHVGQEVDDANDPIKNEYPDNIWPAEVPTFHESTFTTYKTLEAAGKDVLRAIALYLHLPENYFDDKVRNGNSILRPIHYYPIENPDSVPADAVRAAEHGDINLITLLMGASADGLQVKRRDDKWIPITALPDQIVVNVGDMLQRLTNGVLKSTIHRVVNPAREKMNSSRYSIPFFMHPRSEMSLAALENCVTPENPKKEADITAGEFLNERLIELGLKKK; this comes from the coding sequence ATGGAGGAAAAATTGCTGGAAGAAATTCCATCCCTCGACCTCGCCGACTTTCGTTCCGGCGACCCCACCCGCAAAGCGCGCTTTGTTCAGCAACTCGGCGAAGCTTACCAGAATATTGGTTTTGTAGCCCTGAAGAACCATGGCCTCAACGATGCGCAGACAGCCCAGCTGTATGCCGACGTAAAAGCCTTCTTCTCCCTGCCCGACGACGTAAAGCAGCGGTATGAAAATCCCGCGCTGGCAGGCCAGCGCGGCTACACTGGCAAAGGCAAGGAGCACGCCAAAGGCCGCAACACCGGCGACCTGAAGGAGTTCTTCCACGTGGGCCAGGAGGTAGATGATGCCAACGACCCCATCAAGAACGAATACCCCGACAACATTTGGCCGGCGGAAGTGCCTACGTTCCACGAAAGCACCTTCACCACCTACAAAACGTTGGAAGCGGCCGGTAAAGACGTATTGCGCGCCATTGCCCTGTATCTGCACCTGCCCGAAAATTATTTCGACGACAAGGTGCGCAATGGCAATTCCATCCTGCGTCCCATTCACTACTACCCCATCGAAAACCCCGACTCGGTTCCGGCCGATGCCGTACGGGCCGCCGAGCACGGCGACATCAACCTGATTACCCTGCTCATGGGGGCTTCGGCTGACGGTCTGCAGGTGAAGCGCCGCGACGACAAGTGGATTCCTATCACGGCTCTGCCCGACCAGATTGTGGTGAACGTGGGCGACATGCTGCAGCGCCTGACCAACGGCGTGCTGAAAAGCACTATTCACCGCGTGGTAAACCCGGCGCGGGAGAAGATGAACTCTTCGCGCTACAGCATTCCCTTCTTCATGCACCCCCGCTCCGAAATGAGCCTGGCGGCCCTGGAGAACTGTGTAACGCCGGAGAACCCCAAGAAGGAAGCCGACATTACGGCCGGCGAGTTCCTGAATGAGCGCCTCATTGAGCTGGGCCTGAAGAAAAAGTAA
- the chrA gene encoding chromate efflux transporter has product METEEIILAPPPRGDRTKRVRNIIFLKDVAALGCTAFGGPQAHMAMMIRLLVEKRGYLTTAELLELTALCQLLPGPTSTQTITAIGFRLGGPNLAYLTLLIWMLPAVLIMTVAGLAMSYLDKDQVAHVIQYVQPIAVGFVAYSAFKITQKVIQTKTSVALLVAAAMLAYYFQLPWVLPLLLLAGGLITTFRYRRLPQEEKQPLQIEWANFILWIGILITAALLGSFTKELPVRLFENFYRNGSLVFGGGQVLAPLLYAEFVEFKHYLTAPEFLSGLGLVQALPGPNFSFASYIGTLAMREHGIGGQLVGSLVATVGIFMPGTLLIFFLIRFWDQLRRYRVVKASLEGVNAVSAGLVWAATFLLYHPLPDTTINIALVAATFLVLLWEKVPSYIIVGAGLLAGLLF; this is encoded by the coding sequence GTGGAAACGGAAGAAATTATCCTGGCTCCTCCCCCCCGTGGCGACCGAACCAAGCGGGTCCGCAACATCATATTCCTGAAGGATGTGGCGGCGCTGGGGTGCACGGCTTTTGGCGGCCCGCAGGCCCACATGGCCATGATGATTCGGCTGCTGGTGGAGAAGCGCGGCTACCTTACCACGGCCGAGCTGCTGGAGCTTACCGCTCTATGTCAGCTGCTGCCGGGCCCTACATCTACCCAAACCATTACGGCTATTGGCTTTCGGCTGGGCGGGCCTAACCTGGCATACCTCACCCTGCTTATCTGGATGCTGCCTGCCGTCCTCATCATGACGGTGGCCGGCCTGGCCATGAGCTACCTGGATAAGGACCAGGTAGCGCACGTAATTCAGTATGTGCAGCCTATTGCGGTGGGCTTTGTAGCCTACTCCGCTTTCAAGATTACCCAGAAGGTCATTCAAACCAAGACTTCCGTTGCCTTGCTGGTAGCGGCGGCCATGCTGGCCTACTATTTCCAGTTGCCCTGGGTGCTGCCCCTCCTGCTGCTGGCCGGCGGCCTGATTACCACCTTCCGGTACCGCCGGTTGCCGCAGGAGGAAAAGCAGCCCCTGCAAATAGAATGGGCCAACTTTATTCTCTGGATAGGCATTCTGATTACGGCCGCGTTGCTGGGTAGCTTTACGAAAGAGCTACCCGTGCGCCTGTTCGAGAACTTCTACCGCAACGGCAGCTTGGTATTTGGCGGCGGACAGGTATTGGCCCCGCTGCTCTACGCCGAGTTTGTAGAATTCAAGCACTACCTCACGGCCCCGGAGTTTCTATCCGGCCTGGGACTGGTGCAGGCACTGCCGGGCCCTAATTTCTCATTTGCCTCCTATATAGGGACGCTGGCCATGCGTGAGCACGGTATTGGCGGGCAGTTGGTAGGCTCCCTTGTAGCTACGGTGGGCATTTTTATGCCTGGCACGCTGCTTATCTTCTTTCTGATTCGGTTCTGGGACCAGCTGCGCCGCTATCGGGTAGTAAAAGCTTCCCTGGAAGGCGTCAATGCTGTATCGGCCGGGCTGGTGTGGGCTGCCACTTTCCTGCTATACCACCCCCTCCCCGATACCACCATTAACATTGCCCTGGTGGCGGCTACTTTTTTGGTGCTGCTCTGGGAAAAGGTGCCATCCTACATTATTGTGGGCGCCGGCCTGCTGGCAGGCCTTTTGTTTTAA
- the rfbA gene encoding glucose-1-phosphate thymidylyltransferase RfbA has product MKGIILAGGSGTRLHPLTLAVSKQLMPVYDKPMIYYPLSILMMAGIREILIITTPHDQEQFKKLLGDGVNLGCRFEYVVQEVPNGLAQAFVLGADFIGNDKVALVLGDNIFHGEGMEELLKSNNDPEGGVVYAYHVHDPERYGVVEFDANNQALSIEEKPATPKSNYAVPGLYFYDNEVVQIARDLKPSPRGEYEITDVNQEYLRRGKLKVGILGRGTAWLDTGTFESLMQAGEFVRVLEQRQGLKVGSIEEVAYRQGFIDADQLRKIAAPLRKSGYGDYLMRLPEQLLM; this is encoded by the coding sequence ATGAAAGGTATTATCCTCGCCGGTGGCTCCGGTACCCGGCTGCATCCCCTCACGCTGGCCGTGAGTAAGCAGTTGATGCCCGTGTACGACAAGCCGATGATTTATTATCCGCTGTCTATTCTGATGATGGCGGGTATTCGGGAAATCCTCATCATTACCACCCCGCACGACCAGGAGCAGTTCAAAAAGCTGCTGGGCGACGGTGTTAATCTGGGCTGCCGCTTTGAGTACGTAGTACAGGAGGTGCCTAACGGCTTGGCGCAGGCGTTTGTCCTAGGCGCTGATTTTATCGGCAACGATAAAGTGGCCCTGGTATTGGGCGACAATATCTTCCATGGCGAAGGCATGGAAGAGCTGCTGAAGTCTAACAACGACCCGGAAGGTGGCGTAGTCTATGCCTACCACGTGCATGACCCGGAGCGTTATGGCGTGGTAGAGTTTGATGCCAACAACCAAGCGCTCAGCATTGAGGAGAAGCCGGCTACCCCCAAGAGCAACTATGCCGTACCCGGTCTGTACTTCTATGATAATGAAGTAGTACAGATTGCCCGCGACCTGAAACCAAGCCCCCGGGGCGAGTACGAAATTACCGACGTGAACCAGGAGTACCTGCGCCGCGGTAAGCTGAAAGTAGGCATTCTGGGCCGTGGCACCGCCTGGCTCGACACGGGCACTTTTGAAAGTCTGATGCAGGCCGGCGAATTTGTGCGCGTGCTGGAGCAGCGCCAAGGCCTGAAGGTGGGCTCCATTGAAGAAGTGGCCTACCGCCAGGGCTTCATTGATGCTGACCAGTTGCGCAAGATTGCCGCGCCACTGCGCAAAAGCGGCTACGGAGATTATCTGATGCGCCTGCCCGAGCAGTTGCTCATGTAA
- a CDS encoding SDR family oxidoreductase: MYETPFHDQPLHDVSFLVTGGAGFIGSNLVEYLLKYGAKEVRVLDNFSNGFRKNVRLFEGNPALRVIEGDIRDRQTCIDACKGIDMVLHQAALGSVPRSINDPITSNDVNVGGFVNMLVGAKEAGIKRFVYAASSSTYGDHKALPKVEDRIGKPLSPYAVTKYANELYADVFGKTYGMEIIGLRYFNIFGPRQDPNGAYAAVIPLFIDAVLEGKSPRMNGDGGQTRDFTFVENCVQANIKAALVQNPEAVNQVYNIAVADRTSLNDLFNILKEEAGSDINPEYGPDRAGDIRDSLADISKARTLLGYDPQIRIREGLQKTLTWFETNQEFIAERN, translated from the coding sequence GGAATACCTCCTGAAGTATGGGGCTAAGGAAGTGCGTGTGCTGGATAATTTCTCCAACGGCTTCCGCAAGAATGTGCGGCTGTTTGAAGGTAATCCGGCGCTCCGGGTTATAGAAGGAGATATCCGGGACCGGCAAACTTGCATTGATGCCTGCAAAGGTATTGATATGGTGCTGCACCAGGCAGCGCTGGGCTCAGTGCCCCGTTCTATCAACGACCCTATCACCAGCAATGATGTGAACGTAGGGGGCTTCGTGAATATGTTGGTAGGCGCGAAAGAAGCCGGCATAAAGCGGTTTGTATATGCTGCTTCCAGCTCTACTTACGGCGACCACAAAGCCCTGCCGAAGGTAGAGGACCGCATCGGGAAGCCTCTCTCGCCCTATGCTGTGACCAAGTATGCCAATGAGCTGTACGCTGATGTATTTGGCAAAACCTATGGCATGGAAATCATTGGTCTGCGCTACTTCAACATTTTCGGTCCCCGCCAGGACCCCAATGGGGCCTATGCAGCCGTAATTCCGCTGTTTATTGATGCCGTGCTGGAGGGAAAGTCGCCGCGCATGAATGGCGACGGTGGCCAGACCCGCGACTTCACCTTCGTGGAAAACTGCGTGCAGGCCAACATTAAGGCTGCCCTAGTGCAGAACCCGGAAGCCGTGAACCAGGTGTACAACATTGCCGTGGCAGACCGCACCTCCCTCAACGACCTGTTCAATATCCTGAAGGAGGAGGCCGGCTCCGATATCAACCCCGAATACGGCCCCGACCGCGCCGGCGACATCCGGGACTCCCTGGCTGATATCAGTAAGGCCAGAACTCTGCTGGGCTACGACCCGCAGATCCGCATCCGCGAAGGCCTACAGAAGACGCTGACCTGGTTCGAGACCAACCAGGAGTTTATTGCCGAGCGTAACTAG